A genomic region of Metopolophium dirhodum isolate CAU chromosome 1, ASM1992520v1, whole genome shotgun sequence contains the following coding sequences:
- the LOC132936824 gene encoding uncharacterized protein LOC132936824 — MMIDLTEDDDEENSSSIIEDKNEPHNLNNINASPHQMEVVDNDSSTTVNDNDIHAISQDNPSEINQSEITTGFVNINSTQESVQANTIDLCSSDDEDMNIDQSANNPVVKLDGIKLIKRPKNVKKILPKHRKKTEKTLDFLTGQRENDLVNSNVKLNGYELHMRDIIKLLTPKSWLNDVIIMNYISLLVKNCEDTLVISTDTWIDFGRRKHETVMRWANKNNLYDFKRIVIPINPNQNHWALFVVDIWEGIIHSFDSFNKTHIKEYNIVSEFLTLAYNYSVKKPSEDRTMPIWKYQIEKSPQQKNTFDCGIFTCTNARYFLLGKILEFAQPDCQLLRKRIAYELIHNELIQDQSTNL; from the coding sequence atgaTGATAGACTTAACTGAAGATGATGATGAAGAAAATTCTTCTTCTATAATTGAAGACAAAAATGAACcacataacttaaataatattaatgcatcACCTCATCAAATGGAAGTTGTTGATAATGATTCTTCAACAACAGTCaatgataatgatatacatGCAATTTCTCAAGATAATCCATCGGAAATAAATCAGTCAGAAATAACTACGGGCTTTGTCAATATAAATAGTACCCAAGAAAGTGTCCAAGCAAATACAATTGATCTCTGTTCCAGTGACGATGAAGATATGAATATTGACCAATCAGCGAATAATCCAGTAGTGAAATTAGATggcattaaattaataaaaaggcctaaaaatgtcaaaaaaattcttcctaaacatagaaaaaaaacggaaaaaactTTAGACTTTTTGACTGGCCAGAGGGAAAATGATTTAGTTAATTCAAATGTTAAACTCAATGGGTATGAGTTACATATGAgagatataattaaattacttacaCCTAAATCCTGGCTGAatgatgttattataatgaattatatttctCTACTGGTTAAGAACTGCGAAGACACATTAGTGATATCCACAGATACTTGGATAGATTTTGGACGCAGAAAGCATGAAACTGTTATGAGATGGgccaacaaaaataatttatatgatttcaAAAGAATTGTTATTCCCATAAACCCAAACCAAAATCACTGGGCCTTATTTGTGGTCGACATTTGGGAAGGGATAATACATTCTTTTGATAGTTTCAATAAAACTCATATaaaggaatataatatagtgtctgAATTTTTAACTCTGGCATATAATTACTCAGTAAAAAAACCAAGTGAGGATAGGACCATGCCTATTTGGAAATATCAAATTGAGAAATCTccccaacaaaaaaatactttcGATTGTGGCATTTTTACATGTACCAAtgcgagatattttttattggggAAAATACTCGAATTCGCACAGCCAGATTGTCAACTTTTACGAAAAAGAATTGCCTATGAACTTATTCACAACGAACTTATTCAGGATCAGTCAACtaatctttaa